From Rhododendron vialii isolate Sample 1 chromosome 7a, ASM3025357v1:
ttatcaaaatatcTTTTCAAGGGTGGAGAGGAAGCCTAGCAGTGATGATAGGGGggcaaaaagaaggtaaataaAGAGAAGTAAAAGCAGCCACAACTTCATGCTGCAAATAATTTAACAGTCGAGTCATGTCCATTCCTTTGTCAGAATGCGAGGTTGCAATTCTCAAATGTGCACGACGTTAACGCAAAGATATTATACTTCACCTTTCACAAATAGGGATAGCAATTGGTGCAAATAGCTCCACATGACTATGGGttgctgctgctttttttttttatggattttttccGGAGGGGGTTAGGATATATTTTtgggcttcttcttctttctttttttttccctttttttttttggtaggggTAGGCCTTAAGTTTGGGAAACAAAGGCAATTAGCTTTTGAGATAACTGTTAGACCTTCCTTCATATCAAATTCTTTAGTCTCACAAATATAgttctcagagagagagagacagacttACCGTTCCCGCAACTGATTTTGACGATATGAAAGTGTTTGCTTTGAATCTGGACAACCCGAAATCACATACCTGAGCATAATGTATAAGACGAAGATTAAGTTTGTGACAGGTTTGAGGGAAAAAAGGTAACACTCAAACTGTACCTTGACAGTCCAATTTTTATCGACCAGCAAATTTGGTGTTTTAAGATCCCAATGAACTATAGGAGGGCTAAGATTGTGAAGATAGTTAAGTCCCTTGGCCTGCATCCAGCACAAATCAAATATTAATCCAACCAGAAGAGTTAACAATATTAAAGTgcaaaaccaataaaaaaaaagaaagaaagtacaaACCACATCCAAAGCCATACGCAACCGCCTTCTTTGGTCCATAATTTCCCCAGCATCTGGCCTATGAATGAGGCGGAAGAGACTACCCCTGTTCCACAAAACTCCGGATTTAGCTTACAATCACTAGCACCAGCTAGGGCTATTTTTATAATCATTAAGCAAGGAAATTGACAAATCAACAGTCGTCACCTCGGAAGATATTCTGTCACTATTGAAAAATGAGGGCGTTGTGTAACTGCTCCCATGAAGAGAACCACATTAGGGTGCCGGATACGCTTCATTATCGCAACCTAAAAATAAGAATTACAAATTAAGCACGCATTAAAAACAGGCTCCATTTTATGGCTGAAGAGATATGCTGATacaagacaaacaaaaaacataacaTTGAATATGCACGAAACATTCTGGAGCTATGAAGACAGATTAAATCGTTTGGACTGATTCTGCCTGATGTGCACATCCAATGTAAAGCATAATGCAAAAATAAATTCGAAGGAATGGCCAAAAACAACAGGCCTAACCAATACCAGTAAAAGCTCTAACAGAAGCAAAAAACATTATGTTAAAATTCAATGATTCAATCTGCCAAATACACACCTCCCTCAAAAACTCCTTCAACTGATCATCACGAAAATCCTGGACTGTTAGAACCTTAACTGCAACATCCTGCAATCGAAAAATTTGGCATCCATCAACTCCATTCCTCAATCAGACCACGAATAAAACATCATACCAGCATTAACGGAGTGGATAGTCAATGGTGGatcaaatggaaaaaaatactaACCGAGCCATGCCATTCAGCGCGATGCACTGTCCCAAAAGAACCTGAAATAGGAACAGAGAGTATTTCATATCCAATGCAATTGTTCCTGACAAAATAATAGTTCAAGAGTCCAACAAAAATTTCTTGAAATTCAAGACAAGGAGTACCAGCGCCAATACGCTCCTTGATGTGTAGTTCATCCCACGAGATCTCAAGCCAATCCATCGCAAGAGAAGGCTCAAGGTTCAAGTATCTTGGTATTGTAACTGTATGAAATATGCCTTGATTCTCAACTTCAGTCTTGACTTCTATGAGATCTGATTGAGCAGGTAACAAGGGTTGTCTGATACCAATGCTCTTAAGTGGAGTTCCGGCTACGACAATCTCTTTCCTCCAAGTGCGGTGTACGATTACTTTCTCTCCGCCAGGTCTAGAATATTCATCTCTAGATTCACTTCCTCCACAAACTTGATCACTAGCTTTATACATGGCCTTATCATTATGAAATAAGCCAATATCTTCCATTGGATGACCATCCTCGCTGCCTGTAAAAGTTCAGGCTCAAATACAATTTTGATTGGTGGAATCACCCTTTCTCTGTATGTGATTGAAATATTCCAGAGCTGCATTTTTTGTTGCTTTAGATAGAACCTACTAACAAGAGTGTCTCACAAGCTTTTTTAAAAAGACGCGAAAGCAACAAAACATCTTTCTCACACCAATTTTTCTATTGTCAATCCATGCATGACTAATCAACTTCCAGTTGTTCCTCTCAGACGTGCCACATGCATGATTTGACATACCTGAATTTAGGGGATTTTCAGGAGGGCCACATGCATGATTTTTGTTTAGGATTTGGCTCTCAGTTGAATTATCCATGTAAGGCTGCTGAAATTCTTTTAGATGAGAAATCTGAAGTGGTGAAGGCACTGAAGAAAGTAAACCTCCATTGATGGAGGAATCTGGACCATGGATGTTTCCTGGTTTGCCAATTAGATCAACTACATACTCCCTGTTATGAAATTTATGTGgtcataaaacaaaaatgacTAAAGACTGAGAGATATgtacaattgaaaaaatatggaTAAAGGCCGATGATTCTATCATTTGATGAAGCAAGCATATACCAAAATAGTCAACAGTATCACCTTAATCAAAAGGTATGTTAGACAATGTAACAACTTCAAGGAGAAGTTGTATGGTTATCCTCGAAATAACTTCTCAAGGATTCTAATGGGTAAGACAGGTGAAGCAAAACCATAGTGGAAACTAAACACAAAATTCGCCCGCTAACACTTGGTTTCTGTAGCAAAGTGTTCTGCAACACTAAATTTTGTTGTTTGATAATTGCACCCCTCGCTCGCCTTTTTTTTGCCTCAATGCTCTTGACTGAATTGAAAGTGTAAATAGCATAGTTCGAGTTAAGGAATGCATTAAAATACAATACCTTGCAAAGTTCCTGTCATCCTCGATTATGACAAGACAGGAAGACTGATGATCTGCGTCACAGTACTTGCAACCTTTAGCAATCCGGCATGGAAGGCCAATGTAGTCAGCCAATTTCTGCAATTAATACGACAACCACCTGTTAGATTTTTGGTCTCTCTCTGTCTGCATATTGGACTATCAAATATGCAtacaaaacaaccaaaaacagcCAGTGAGCATCCACTACTACGTTTATACACAGAAAAAAGCAGGAATGCTTCTTAGtctgagattttttatttttttttgggtaaatcggAAATAAGTCTGAGAGAGATGTACACATTGTAAAACTACCAAACTGTTAAATTTAAATAGCTCTTGAAGATCAGGGAGTGGTGATGTAACCAGCAACAAAACACCGACCTGGCAGAAGGACCAAACAAATAAAGCGTGTTATGAGCACCATATATTTCCCTAGGTATCTAGAAGGGCATGCTCATTACTCTATAGTGCCATTACACCAATCAAATACAACGTGTACTGGCACATCCTTAAGTGCCACAGAATTGAATTTAATATGAATCCCTGTTTAATCAAGTGAATTACAGGGTATCGGCCTCTTTGACTTCAGCATTCTTTGCCATTTGTGCAGCTCGCAGCTCAACGTTCTTCCCAAAACTTTTCCCACTGCTTCCGCATCAATAATTGATAACCTTAGGCAAGCATAGTGTCCCATCAGCTCCATTTGTAGTAGAGACATTGTAGATGTATAACAGTATACTATGTTCCCAGCACAAACTTGGATCTCTGCCTCTATTAAGACAAACTCATTACTTTGGCATATCAGGATTACggtttttaaaagaaaaacctttTAACCACAACTGTTGAGATTGTAGGCGCAGCGACTCCCCTACCCTTCTTGACTTCTTGACTTAAAGCTGAGCTTCCAATATTCTATACATACAATAGTTCTCTATGTGTTCTGCATGTGGTTCTCTCTCAATTGCTTTTTCTTACAGCATAGCCCCTCCATCTGCATCTTATCACATTACCTTTCACTTAACTCTATAACAAGAGCTGCTTCTGTCTCGCAATACAAAATTTTTGGAATAGTGCAACCTCACGTAGTCATGTGTAATAAAGTGTGTATTACTCCTTCAATGAATTACTTCACCAAGAAAGAGTTTAACAatactaccaaaaaaaatagagaagtaATGGGACATGATCAATCTACACAAGCTGAAACCCTTACGAAACTCATACTTAAATATCCACCTTGTGCAAATGAGCCATTGGTATTAATTGATCTTTTATCGATCATATTCAGCAAAGTTCATGCCACTTGGAGGTCCTGGAATTCAGGGATATAGTATACAAAAGAATATAGCTCAGAGTCATCTAAAAATCTGGTTACTTGACAAAGTGGGTATGCCTCTGTCAGTTTGAAGGGAGTACCGAACCCAAAGGTAATTCTTAACATGTGCATCGATGAAAATTAAACCACCAGAAAAAAGAGTAAAACATTATAAAGTTATACACCAAGTGCAAACTTGATCCTGCTGCAAAAGTAATTTCACCCAGAAATAAGAAGTGCATGTCCTAACCTTGAAAAGAATAGCACGATGCCTACAGAGTCCTGCAGAAACGTTGCCAATAGGGAGCACAATGCATTTTTGGATATCTTTTAGTCTCTGGCTAACCAATTTCCAGCGAATGTGCAAATCACCTTGCTCCACCGGAAAATTGCCCCTTCAATTCAACATAATCAGCAGATTCATAAAGAAAGAGACAAAAGCTCAATCAAGAAGCAAAGAAGAATGTTGACACCTACCCCATATAGATCGCAACAAGTTTTCCAAGCTTTTCCACTAACACCAACGTACTTTCAGAAGCAAAATACAGTTCTTGTGCCTTATTTTCTAGCTCCATAAGTCGTGTATCCCCATATCTATCCACAAGAACAACCTCCATTGATGAATCATTGGGTTCAATAGCTTTAAGTGCCATTAAAGATGGTAGCCGTCTACCTTCCTCCGAGTCATTGCACATCACCCACAGATATGGATTCATACCAAGAATGTTATAGAATCCATCTGAGATCTTATCAGCATAAGACAAGCATCCATTAACCTGAAAAATAGAGGATTATAAATTCATAGCATCTGTTAGTAAAGGCTGGCCAAAGAGAGAAGCTAAACATCAATTTCCATGTTAGTTCAAATAGGGTGTCAGATTACTAACAGTTGGGAAAGATCAAGTATTATGGGTGAACAAGTAACGTGATTGTGTATGTTTTAATTGCATAAACAATAACTCTAAAACTAACGGCTATAAATTTTCTTCGACTCTCGAAACCTTAAATGGTCACATATTAGCAAAAAATGACAGAGAGCATCACATTTTCCTCATTGCAAGTCTGATAATATGATTATTGTTGGTACTTCAATGAGAAAGATGCACATCGTGTCAGGTAATGAGAGACATTGATCCCCATTTAAAATTTAAAGCGGGACAAGCAACATCCGACATCCATTCAATGTCTAGTGCGCATTCCAAATTGCTTAGTCAACTATGTTCTCGTTTTACCTGTGTATACAAGTGCAAGGGCCACCTAATGGTCACTCAGGTTCTACTTTGAGACCAATAAGAGCGTGCTTCCCACACCATTTGACTCAACCTGTAACACCTCAGATTCAAAGTAGTCGTAAATTTTCTGATTTAAGCCAGTGGGCTTATACGAGCGGATGAACAAAACGGTTACAGGCTGCCACGCAGTTACTAACTTTCCGCTTTGAACTAGCccattttttaggataaaaaaaaaaacgagccCGTTTTAAAACCTTGATCTCCATAACAAATGTGTTGGCCAATTCATTTCTTTGTTTCCATCTCATGTTTTCAGAAACAAAGACAATGAGAAGCTCGGAAACACTTCccatattttttccattttttgcgTGGACAGTCTACAAAACAGTTTTTCCAGTATTCCTGAAATTGTGAGATTATTGCTTCTTAAGAAACAGTTCACAAAATAAGTTTCCCGGGAATGAAAACAGAACATAGCAAATAAAAACACCACCAAAAACCAGCCCTACTTTACTTGGTTTCAGATTTATTAAAAAGAGTGATGCCCAACTTACAGCTAGACTACTTAACCAAAATCATACtctcaaaacaaaataatactactactaataataatgactggcttatcaagGTGCCTGTTTTggaattttaatttcttatccGTAGATTTTGACACATTAGGGATTCCTaacaattgaaaaatgatcTAAAATCTGATTCTGGAGATGATATTCTTTTGGTAccaaattttgaattctaataaGTAATTCAAAAACTGATAGCTATCAACTTTTGCTACAGCTTAACCAATTAATTTCACAGCGTATGAAACATTTATCCGCTccattaaaatccaaaatcaagaatcccaagTAGTAAAATCTAAAGTTATAATCCAAAATCTGCCTTCTGCCCCACCCCCACAACTATAGCAAACACCCCAGGGACAATGACAACCACGATGGATAACCACAAAAAGAGTAGGCATAAAACTAGAGAAGACAAAACACCATGCAAGGCTTGTCAATAACGGGAAAATGAGAGCTGTcaattactgaaataaatttGAGATTGTAATTTTTCCTTAAAtaaaagggaatgacttcggtgtccccggtcattttggggacaccgtaacttttggcataacaaaactattatgaggataaccaaaacctattaggagcataaccaaaatcattaCGAGCATAACAGAATCATAGCAAAGCATAACTTAAAATCCTTAAAAACATGGGAATGatttcggtgtccccggtcattttggggacaccataacttgtggcataacaaaaccattatgagtataaccaaaactcattacaagcataacagaatcatagcaaggcataaccaaaactatagcaaggcataacttatttgttatgtcttgattgggtttagttacgccttggttggttttttggatattccttagttatgctttgtttggattttgttatgcttgtaattgattttagttatgctcctaatggtaaagttatgccaaaaattacggtgtcaccaaaatgaccggagacaccatagcatcatcctaaaAACATAGAGAGGTGTCTTTCCCCATCCTCAAAAATCATTCCGCTAAAACATAAATGGAACACAAAACCCATGATTGGTGTCGAACATCATTATTTCAAGAAGGGAAAGAATTTTTGCACTCCACCTTCCACCTTTTCTAATTCACTTCATAATTTATCCTGTAATAGGCTGGGTTTCCCTATTCTCTGGACGGCCTAAATGAGCTAAAACCAGGCAAGTCATTCTCCTCGTATACATGAATTAAAAGTTCATTCAGAGGAAATAACTTGTACCAAATCTTTTAGGAAAACTCaccaaattcaaacaaatttttttagtgcatttataaaagaaaaaaattagagtgAAAACCATTTTCCTTTCCATGAAAGATTATGCAAAAGAATtatagaaactaaaaaaaaaaccaaaaaaacccaaaagggttggcctagtggtcaaaAGCATGAGACTTGAGACTTTAAGACTATTAGATCCgttcgttttgaaattttgaatttgaatttagaGATAAGACAATTAAATCcgtttattttgaaattttgaatttgaatttgtagaTAATGAGAATAGATAGAGGTAAAGTAataataaatgaaaataataattaaaaaagaataaaataataattagatttcaaaattcaaactcagGTTTTAGGGTCGGCTACCTTTcaaggtactccctccgttccggtttgtttgtcccttttttgactttttgagagcgttttgacctctcaaagaattgtctataatttttaattcgtaatgtttttaatatacaatatggatcttgtttgatagatctcaattagttttattatacaaaatcttcaaaatcataaaaaacattataaaacgtaatatataagtatatttttgaaaaacacgtattttgaCAATTGAACAAATAATTTGGGATAGAGTGAGTatgttatcaactcctttggataccccaaaccaaagctcCGGCTTATAGGCATAGAGCAAATTAGCGGTGGATTGGGCTTGGCTCTAGAAATTAGTGCttactaaaaaaaaagggtaaattcCAGATACACCCCCTGTACTTAGGTCATTTTTCAACTACACCCCCTCTACTTCATTTTTTATCACTCGCACCCCTTGTACTTAAGACTAGTTTGGAACTGTTAGTATTTCCGTCCAAAATAACGGAAAAGCAGGTAATGGCTTGTTGGCGGAAATTTTCCCTTCTAAAACATCTTCTTTAAGACCAAATTGATCCCAAAACCCATTTACAATGATAATTCATCACTACCATTAATTATTGGTCGCGGACGGAGTCACGAACATATTTTACAAGTCAATTGGCCAGGCATTTTCAAATCTACGTGTTctggattttttcttgaaattccaAGAATGAGGTTATTCTAAGAATAATTTATTTGGGGTACTGTAtgaatttcatatttttctgaGACCGAAACCCGGACAGCTTCTCGGCTACGCGTGTGCTCGGGCATCTGGGACCACTTGCGCATGCAAGTACACATGTCACGCTTATAGACACATGGCATGGCCAATTTGACACCTAGAATTACACTCATGCATGTGTaaatatatttgattataacattttttttatcatcttgaTAAAAACTAGTCAaatatgtattttaatttttaagggAGGGAGCTACGAAATttgaagaaagaggaggaggatggtGTTCTTCCACCCCCCACCTCAGTTCCACCATGAGCCACCACCACCCATCACCATTCTCTCGTCggaaaacttattttcttgcCGGTAACTTCTTCAACTTTCTTGACAGCTTTCTGGACCATCACAAATTCTTATTTTGATAAACCTTCTGCtatgattcaatttttgaagtcttCATAACTTTTAAAGTACATTTAAAGACGAAATTTTGATACCAAGAACATGCAAAACCAATCAACACAGAATTAGTTATGATTTTCGGAATATGAACTGATACACATGTTTCGAAATCTGGGCAGagccattttctttttatttctgggAACTATCCTATTAAGTTATGAATCTGATATTTTTACTGAGAATAATACTTTACGTTACGAAACTTTGAgagttggtttcaatatttttggagttgaaatgAATTAGTTATGGATTTTCTACGAAGACATGATTGGCTGCCCTGTTTTTCTATAGAACAGcttgttcttttgaaatttggacaATATTTGGTTGATAactaatctttcaatttttacagTAGATACACATGGATGTTACACAAGTTTAGGCGTTGGTTTGAGCATTTTTGGACCTTATATGAataagttatgatttttcaaaaaaaggaaatacGAATGGGTATATTTCAGTCTTTTCGTTACTTTGGACGGAAATACTAACAGTTCTAAACTAGTCTGTAGTACAGGGAATGcgagtgattaaaaatgaagtagagGGGGTGTAGTTGAAAAATAACCTAAGTACAGGAGGTGTATCTGGAATttaccgtaaaaaaaaaaaaaattaggagtagcagaaggggagagagagagagcgcgtaCCCAGAGTCTGTACGAAACAGTTTCAACATCAGCAGACTGACACCCACCCAATCCCTCCACCCTATAGTCTTCCAAAAACAGCGGCTCACTAGCCAGAGAAAACTGCTCTCTGAGACGCTTAGCCAGTGTGAGCTGCAAATAATAGCTCTCCATCTTTCTCTCCGCCAAACTCTCTCTTCTCCCCTCCTCCGCCACcaccctctcctcctcctcctcctcccctctcGTCGTCCTCGAGTCCTTAACACCGCTCGACGAATCCCCCTCCGCCGTCGTGCCCGAAAACAAACTCCCTCCGTAACTACTCCCACTCGACAACAACCCCTGCAATGACGACGCTTGCCGCTCCAACCGCCGCTCTTTCGCCGGCCCACGATAACCACCACGCCCGCCCGAAAGCCCCTGAAACGGCGACGTTTGCAGCTCAAACCGCCGCTCTTTCGCCGTCCCACAATAACTACTACTACTCCCAGTCGAAAGCCCCTGAACCGACGACGTTTGCAGCTCGAACCGCCGCCCTCTCAAACCATCCTCACCTGAAAGCCCCTGCGACGACGACGCTTGCCGCTCTTTATCGCCGTTATAACCGCCGGTCCCACTCGACAACCTCTGAAACGACCCCGTCTGTTCCAAGTCAAACCCCAGGGATTCAACGGCGACAACGGATTCCGGTGGCTCCGGCTGAAGCAAGAGCTCGTGATCGCAGTCGCCGTCATCCAACCGTACCTTCACGTGACCCGaccttctctctccctttctatCCGCCAACCAGTTGACGAAAGCAGCCAGTTGCTTTCCGTGGATCCTATCACCCGTGAAACCGTTACTTTTCCCGCCCCTTGTTGCCTCCCTTGAGATTTTTGTTGCTTTCCAGTCGCTTTCATCGCCGTTGAAGTTGCCTCTGATTTGATTCTCTTGAGCTTCGAACGGCGTTATCGACGACGCGTCGAATCCGCGGTCCGGAAACTGCCTCGGGAAAATGTAAGTCGTCCTGTGCGGCATTTTCACCACCGGTAATTCACGTGGACGAGAAATTTCACCCGCACGCTTcgctcctccctctctctctctccctccttcctAACAGAATCACGTAACAAACGAGTCGGATCGTAGATGATCGGACAAGAGCTCCGAATTACTGCAGATCATCGAGTCAAAGATACGAATCAATAAAcacatttctctttctcttgtaCTCGAAGTCAATGATGAAAACACATTCAGATGGTCGAAAAAAACTTCAGATGATCGAAAAAAAACTCCTCAAATGAATTCCAAACTTCTGTATCGATCCATCGATTTCTCCAAAGTCTCTTGATCGATGATAAACACGATCGAACAGGATCTGAAGATGCCGAGAAGCTCTCTCTACAAACGGATATTTGTTGTTTTACTAATGTAAAAGTGCTGCTGTAGATAACTATATGTATCTCTactctctagagagagagagagagagaggtggagggaggagggagagagaggtgggCGGTTGTGACAGTGTAACAGATTTTAGGTGCGTATGTTAAAGGGAAGAAATCGGTGGAAATTGTACTAAAAAAGTAAACGGCTTTGTGCTAACGGGCGCGGGGGGGGCGTGAGTGCGCACCTCCTCTCTCACGAGTGCACGTTTGGGTTTGGCTACGTAGCGTTTCTACACGTAAGCGAAAAGGGCTACGGAGAGCTGTGCGCAGCGGGCGTATTTTAGCAAAAGGAATAGGccacgggtttttttttttttgggtaaataagcCACGGGTTTTGCCGTTTTGGGTTTGGCTACGCGCACCGGCGTACTTTAGCAAAAGGAATAGGCCACGGGTTTTGAGGGGGTTTTAAAAAAGTATGCTTACAGCACATCGGGAAATAGCAGTAGTTAGTTAATGACGATAAAGCCCCTGAAATTTTGGGGTAATGACGAGAGTGGTGGCGTCTGTATTTTTGGCGCTATTTTAACGGGCATGTGACGGTGGTTGGTTGGTTGGAGGTGGTGGCTTTTGGGGTGACGGATGGGTTGTGTCTAGCTGTGAGAAGGCTGTGGTTGGGTTCAATAATTCAGGAACGGGGATACTGTCGAGAATCTCTTTGTAGAGCGCGTGTAGAGCGTTCGATCTGGCCGTTCATCTCCGCAATTGACGACTCGAATCTTAACCGAACAGTAAATATTTGATCGGTTTATAAAACGAGGCTTTACAAGTTAAAATTAAACAATACAGTCGTCCTAAGAAAAACTTTACACTTTATTCATAAATTAGAAGAACGCACTGATATCAAGTAAACTGTTATTTAAGAAAATACTTTTCTCAAAAATGTATTATTAGTTATCGGAACGGTTCAAGAaataccctaaaaaaacacctaaaaaaatattcataatctcaatctcatagttctcgattaaatttttatgattcgaaccgttcaatgtgtggagaatgtgattttaaatatgcccgcgagaaattagaaaaaaaaatgaccggaaaatgtttgatttgagtagtttttatttgaaccgttcaataaaaaactgttcggatcaagcccttcccggtcattttttttgttgatttctcacaggtacccttaaaatcacgttctgatcatattgagcggctcagatcatcaaaatttgatcagaaactatgaggtgtttttttgggtgt
This genomic window contains:
- the LOC131334065 gene encoding serine/threonine-protein kinase CTR1 isoform X2; translated protein: MPHRTTYIFPRQFPDRGFDASSITPFEAQENQIRGNFNGDESDWKATKISREATRGGKSNGFTGDRIHGKQLAAFVNWLADRKGERRSGHVKVRLDDGDCDHELLLQPEPPESVVAVESLGFDLEQTGSFQRLSSGTGGYNGDKERQASSSQGLSGEDGLRGRRFELQTSSVQGLSTGSSSSYCGTAKERRFELQTSPFQGLSGGRGGYRGPAKERRLERQASSLQGLLSSGSSYGGSLFSGTTAEGDSSSGVKDSRTTRGEEEEEERVVAEEGRRESLAERKMESYYLQLTLAKRLREQFSLASEPLFLEDYRVEGLGGCQSADVETVSYRLWVNGCLSYADKISDGFYNILGMNPYLWVMCNDSEEGRRLPSLMALKAIEPNDSSMEVVLVDRYGDTRLMELENKAQELYFASESTLVLVEKLGKLVAIYMGGNFPVEQGDLHIRWKLVSQRLKDIQKCIVLPIGNVSAGLCRHRAILFKKLADYIGLPCRIAKGCKYCDADHQSSCLVIIEDDRNFAREYVVDLIGKPGNIHGPDSSINGGLLSSVPSPLQISHLKEFQQPYMDNSTESQILNKNHACGPPENPLNSGSEDGHPMEDIGLFHNDKAMYKASDQVCGGSESRDEYSRPGGEKVIVHRTWRKEIVVAGTPLKSIGIRQPLLPAQSDLIEVKTEVENQGIFHTVTIPRYLNLEPSLAMDWLEISWDELHIKERIGAGSFGTVHRAEWHGSDVAVKVLTVQDFRDDQLKEFLREVAIMKRIRHPNVVLFMGAVTQRPHFSIVTEYLPRGSLFRLIHRPDAGEIMDQRRRLRMALDVAKGLNYLHNLSPPIVHWDLKTPNLLVDKNWTVKVCDFGLSRFKANTFISSKSVAGTVENFLRSTSISM
- the LOC131334065 gene encoding serine/threonine-protein kinase CTR1 isoform X1, translated to MPHRTTYIFPRQFPDRGFDASSITPFEAQENQIRGNFNGDESDWKATKISREATRGGKSNGFTGDRIHGKQLAAFVNWLADRKGERRSGHVKVRLDDGDCDHELLLQPEPPESVVAVESLGFDLEQTGSFQRLSSGTGGYNGDKERQASSSQGLSGEDGLRGRRFELQTSSVQGLSTGSSSSYCGTAKERRFELQTSPFQGLSGGRGGYRGPAKERRLERQASSLQGLLSSGSSYGGSLFSGTTAEGDSSSGVKDSRTTRGEEEEEERVVAEEGRRESLAERKMESYYLQLTLAKRLREQFSLASEPLFLEDYRVEGLGGCQSADVETVSYRLWVNGCLSYADKISDGFYNILGMNPYLWVMCNDSEEGRRLPSLMALKAIEPNDSSMEVVLVDRYGDTRLMELENKAQELYFASESTLVLVEKLGKLVAIYMGGNFPVEQGDLHIRWKLVSQRLKDIQKCIVLPIGNVSAGLCRHRAILFKKLADYIGLPCRIAKGCKYCDADHQSSCLVIIEDDRNFAREYVVDLIGKPGNIHGPDSSINGGLLSSVPSPLQISHLKEFQQPYMDNSTESQILNKNHACGPPENPLNSGSEDGHPMEDIGLFHNDKAMYKASDQVCGGSESRDEYSRPGGEKVIVHRTWRKEIVVAGTPLKSIGIRQPLLPAQSDLIEVKTEVENQGIFHTVTIPRYLNLEPSLAMDWLEISWDELHIKERIGAGSFGTVHRAEWHGSDVAVKVLTVQDFRDDQLKEFLREVAIMKRIRHPNVVLFMGAVTQRPHFSIVTEYLPRGSLFRLIHRPDAGEIMDQRRRLRMALDVAKGLNYLHNLSPPIVHWDLKTPNLLVDKNWTVKVCDFGLSRFKANTFISSKSVAGTPEWMAPELLRGEPSNEKSDVYSFGVILWELVTMQQPWSGLGPAQVVGAVAFQNRRLAIPQNTSPILASLMESCWAGEPAERPSFASIVETLKKLLKSPLQLMQMGIP